The DNA region GGTCGTTAACTACGTTGTTGAACAAACAAGAAAAGGTCTATAAATTTGAGATAATTAAACACTACAAAACTCACTTTACACGTTATAGTAAAAACTTACAATACTAAATATTGATGAAATATAAAATTGCCATTTTAGATATGAATGCCGGTGAACCCAATGAAGGTATGCGGTGTATTAAAATGTTAGCTGGTCAGTTTTTGGCTCAAGAAGGTGTTAAAGGTAAATTTAAGGTTTTTAATGTGAGAGTTAAAGGCAAAATTCCCAATATAAATAAATACGATATTTTTATTTCTTCTGGAGGACCTGGTTCTCCGCACATTGCTGGAGAAAAGTGGGAAAAAGACTATTTTCAATTTCTTGACAGTCTTTTAAGCCATAATTTATTTCATCATCAAAAAAAACATGTTTTTTTAATTTGCCATTCGTTTCAGTTGGCATGTTTACACTGGGATATTGCTAGAGTTACCAAACGCAGAAGCACCTCATTTGGTATTTTACCAATATTTAAAACAGAAGGAGGATATTCAGAACCTTTATTTGAAGGTTTAGATGACCCTTTTTATGCAGTTGATTCTAGAGATTATCAAGTTATTTTTCCAGATGAAGTTAAATTGAATAGTTTAGAAGGTAAAATTTTATGTAGAGAGAAAATTAGGCCTCATGTACCTTTACGAAGGGCCGTTATGGCAATTCGCTTTACCAAAGAAATTTTTGGCACACAATTTCATCCAGAAGCAGATGCTGAAGGTATGACACGCTATTTTAAAAAAGAAGAAAAACGAGAGCTAGTCATTAAAAAATATGGTAAGCAAAAATACCTTAAAATGATTGATCGCCTTGATGATGATGATAAAATTTTAAGAACACATAGTATTATTATTCCAAGGTTTTTAGAAATGGCAGCTGAGAAAATTAAACAATCCAAACTTGCAACTGTATGATTCCAAAAGTACGTAATGCCTTTAATGATAATTATAAAGAAGATTATTATACAAATCTGAAGCAAGACGTTGCCGATACGTTGGGAGAAGCATGTGCTTTTCGAATTTCTGAAACACCTGTTTTTCTAAGCAAGGAAATAAAAAAGAAAGTTTTTGATGCCTGCAATTCTATTTTAGATCAAGTTTGGAAGTTAGATATGGACAGCATTAGACATCGTTTTATGCCCAAGCACCTACAATCTCCCAGTCCTCTTGGTAAACCACATTTTTTAGCTATAGATTTTGGACTTTGTACTGACCCGGATGGTGACATATCTCCACAGCTTATTGAGCTTCAGGCCTTTCCTTCGTTAATGTATTATCAATCCTATTTAGGTAAAGCTTTCCTTAGAAATTATCCAAATTTGTCAATAGAAGACTTCCATTATTACTTTAATGGCTTTGATGAGGATAGTTATTTAAAAATGGTAAATAGTGTAGTCTTAGGTGATGAAAATCCAGAAAATGTTATCCTAATGGAACTATTTCCTGAAAAGCAAAAAACCAGAATAGATTTTTGGGCTACTAAAAAGGTGTTGGGTATAGAAGTAGTATGCATAACGCAGGTTATTAAAGAAGGAAAAAAACTATTTTATATAAAAAATGGTCAAAAAATTGCCATACATCGTATTTATAATCGTGTTATTTTTGACGATATGCAACGTTTAAAAGATTTAGAGACAAACTTTAATCTTTTTGATGATGTAGATGTTGATTGGGTAACACATCCTGATTGGTTTTATATGATATCTAAATGTATTATGCCAATGTTAAGTCATAAATACATACCAAAGTCTTATTATCTAGATGAAGTACCTAAGGATATAGACTATAACAACTATGTATTAAAACCATTATTTTCATTTGCGGGCCAAGGCATTGAGTTAAACCCTACTGCTGAAAAAATAAGTGCTATAGAAGACAAACAGAATTATTTATTACAACGTAAAGTAAATTATGCCCCTTTAATTGAAACACCTACTGGTAAAAACTCGCAAGTAGAACTACGCGTTTTATTTGTTTGGGACAAGAACTTGAACAAACTAATACCTGCTATCAATTTAACCCGAATGGGTAAAGGCGGATTAATAAATGTATCTCACAATTCTGATGAAACTTGGATTGGTTCTTCTATAAGCTTTTTTGAAAAGTAAAAACCGCCTCAGAATTTGAGGCGGTTATTGTATTTTATCAAGTTAAAAGTAATAAGGGCGTCTAAAAATCTTCTAAAACGTCATTCTGAACTTGTTTCAGAATCTCAATATTATTAATTCCAATTTTTATTAGAATCTGAAACAAGTTCAGATTGACGGAAGTTTTATTTTTTTGATGCCCTCTATCCTACCAATTAAGCACTTTTATTTTTACCTAACATTAGTAGTTCATTAACAACCACTTCGGTTATATAGCGTTTGTTACCGTCTTTATCTTCATAACTTCTTGAAGTTAATTTGCCTTCTATGGCTACTTCGTTACCTTTTACCAAGTATTTTTCAATAATTTCGGCGGTTTTGTTCCATGCCACTACATTGTGCCATTGTGTGTCCGATACCTTTTCGCCTTTTGCGTTCTTATAGCTCTCATTGGTAGCTATGGAGAATTTAGCTAATTTTTTACCTGAATCCAGTGTAATGATTTCTGGGTTGTTTCCTAAGTTTCCGATCAACTGTACTTTGTTTCTAAGTGCGTTCATAATATTTATTTTAATAGTTAAACAGTTAAGTCATGTTCTAAGCTCGTCCTAGAACTTTTTGACACTGCAAACATACAGCCCTTACCAAAAAACATTCGGTTGTTAAATAGTTACTTTCGTTTGTAGTCGAATGTAGTCGTTTGTAATTATTACACATTTCTGATTTTCAGCATTTTATACTTATTTTACCCTTGCAAAAAAAATATTAATTTTTTAGTATATTGCGGTTATACAGTTGTTGTCAGCAATAACCTCAACCTCAACAAATTTTTGAAACACAAAATTTGTCTCGGCATCGGATACGTTAAGCCACCTTTTTGCAAAAGCCTAAAGCTTCACTAATTGCTGACAACGCCCGTGAATAACAAAAAAATAACCTTTTGCAACATCTACGATGTTGTCTTAGATTAACTAACATGGAAAAATTTATTGATGAAATAATATCTCATGGTATTGAAAATGATTTATTGACAATGCAAAGTCGATATAATTTTGAAATTGAATCAGAATATAAGTCATATATAAAAGCATGGATTTTCCTTAAACGGAAAAACATCATAACTAAAGTCAAAACAGGGCAATACCAGCTTTCAGAAACAGCACTAGATATAAATAATGCTGGTGGATGGAAAAAATACAATATAAAGCAAGAAAGATTAAAATTAAGAAATGAGAGAAAAGAAGAATACGACTTCCAAGTATCTCGTTTCCAAGCTAAATCTAAATATTTTCCATATATCATATCTGCTTTAAGTTTTATTATTGCTTGTTTTGCATATTTTAAACCCATAAATAAATCAAACATCCAACAATTATCAAAAGATGAAATAATACATATAATAGACAGTATTTCAACTTCCAACCAAACCAAAATGGTCGATTCTTTGCATAATTCCAAAAATCTCGTTGACACAATAAAAAAATAAATTTCATAATATATAATTAAAAATATCTTACAACTGAACTCCTTTAACTACGCTCAAGGATTTCAATTGGCTCATGATTGCTACGTTCAACATGCCAATTAAAACCTTATCTTTACAGCAGCAGTAAAAAAAATACTGCAGACAACATCGAATATATTTCATTGCTTTTTCGCAATGAGGTTATTTCTTTGTTCGTCGTTTACCGCTCTCGAAACCATCAAGTCAAAAAAGACTTGTAATTTCTACGCTCAAAAACAACGAAACATATTCACGGGCGTTGTGCTTCATTATAACCAACCACTAACCAATGATTAAATTCTTTAGAAAAATTAGACAAAATTTACTCTCTGAAAATAAATTCAGTAAGTATCTAATTTATGCAATTGGAGAAATTGTACTTGTTGTAATCGGAATATTAATTGCTCTCTCAATAAATAATTGGAATGAACGGCAAAAAGATTCAGTTATAGAATTGCAATTGTTGAAAAGTCTTGAAAAGGATTTAGAAACGAATATTAGTAGAATAAAGTCTGCCATTTACACCGATTCTGTAGTGTTATCCCAAAATAGAGTTCTACTATCATTATTAGAAGACGAAAAATCGATTCTTACTGATTCAATTCAAAAATATTTTGGAAGGATTAATAGATACGGAGCATTTTTTCCCCAGAAAATGACTTATGAAACACTGAAATCAAAAGGACTCGAAATTATTAAAAATGATTCAATAAGGAATAAAATTGCATTGTTGTTTGATGATACCTACAGTGCTAATGACTATAAGAACGAATTGAACAAAGAGATCTATGTAAATACTAATACTCTTCTGAATAAGCGACTTAAAACTACTAACATAGAGTCCTTTAGTAGTAAGGTTCCGAATAATTTTGAATCTTTAAAATCGGATAAAGAATTTATAAACAACCTATCACATATTTCTGCTGAAAAATATAATTTTTTAGGGATGTCTAAATACCATCTGCAACAAACTGAAATGGTAAGGTCGAACATTATAGATGAGATTAAAAAACTCGAAGAATAACGAAAGCACAACAACGTGTATAATTAATTGCTTGGTTCAGGTCTACTCGGAATTTCCTATCGGAAATTCCTCTGGCTCGTGAATGTTTGCTAAATTAGTTGCTGAAACACGCAACTAACCATACACATAACCGTTGTGCGTAATTTGCCCATGAAACCAAATCAATACCTTTTTGAGAAATTTAGTAGTCTGTTAAAAGACGAATTCCATGGAGTGGTAAAGGAATATGATGACGGAAATCATATTTCTGTTGGAGAAACAGGATTATGGATTTCTTTAGACAAAAAGGAGCTAACTATTGGACTTGGACTGAATCACATACACTATGACTTTGATTATGATTCGATGGAGGATGCTATTGACACATTTTTTCTATTACTAACTAAAAGGAAAAAAATCACGGATTACTCTAAAGGCTCAAGAAATTTTAAAACTAAAGTGGAAATTGAATTAGACAATAAAGAAACCGTTGACCTTGGAACTACAGCAACCTTTCCTTTGCAGTTTTGGAAAAGAACTGAATCCAAAATATCTTATCAAGACGAATTATTGAAAACTGAAAAGGTTACTAAAGAATGGAAAGAATTAATCAACTACGCACAACAAAGTGTATAATTAATTGCTTTGGCAAGTGCTTATTTGGAAAATTCCTTCGGAATTTTCTCGCGTTCGTTTTTGTTTACTAAATTAGTTACTGAAACCTGCAACAAATTATAAACAGACAATGAAAATTAAAATTTCAGAAACTAGGGATATTGACAAGGAACAAATAATTAAATTATATAAAGCAAACAAATGGAGTTCAGCCAATACCCCAATTAAATTATATAATGCTTTAGTAAATTCTCATTCATTGGTTTCTGCTTGGAGTGGTAAAAATTTGGTTGGCATAGGAAATGCAATCTCTGACGGGTACTTAGTAGTATACTATCCGCATTTATTAGTTCATCCAAAATACCAAGGCAAAGGAATTGGGCAAATGATTATGGCTAAAATGCAGGAAAAGTATAAGGAATTTCACATGCAGATACTAACTGCCGACAATAAGGCTATTGATTTTTATCAAAAAGTTGGTTTTGTAGAAGCAGGCGAAACAGCATCAATGTGGATTTATAAAGGAGATGAACATTAAACTAAAGATATGATAGCAAGAATATGGCATGGTAAAACCAAAGCCAAACATTTTGAAGAATATACAGACTTTATGAAATCAGTAGCTATTCCCGATTATAAAAAGACGAAAGGTTTTGTAAAATTGACATTTCTAAGACGGATTGAAGGAGATATTGCCCATTTCAACCTGATAACTTTCTGGGAAAATCTTGACGTAATTAAAAATTTTGCTGGAAATGATTATGAAATCGCTAAATACTATCAGAGAGATAAAGACTATTTACTTGAATTTGAAGATAAAGTTACTCACTACGAGGTGTTTGCTGACTGAAGTTACTGGGTATAGCGAGCTAAATTAATTTTTATTACTCAAAAATGATAGATCAAAAAATAACATTAAAATATGCTTTTGCAACAGTTGGTGCTGTACTCTTTACGTGGCTATTGCATGAATTTACGCATTGGTTTACTAGCGAATTACTTGGGTACGAAGCTATAATGCGGCTAAATTCGGTGTCGCCAGTAGCTGGACAACAACAAAATAAATGGCACCAAATCTATATTTCAGCCTCTGGACCAATAATAACACTATTACAAGCATTGTTTATTTTTATAGTCTTAAAAACAAAGGGTTGGAACAAATTCATCTATCCACTTTTATTTGTTCCCTTGTATATGAGAATACTAGCTGGTGTAATGAATGTTATTAAACCCAATGACGAAGGTAGAATTAGTGAATTTCTGGGTACTGGTCTTTACACCCTTTCAATACTTGTCAGCCTATTTTTGTTTTTACTCGTTTATAAAACTGCCATGAAATACAATTTGAGTTGGAAATTTAATACTTCTACAACCATTCTAATTATGATTGTTAGTTCCTTATTAATTCTATCTGATCAATTTTTTAAAATTAGAATTTTATAAGTAAAAACGCTCATCAAAAGCCTAAATAAAATCCGACTATTTTAATTGAATCCATTGCATTTATGCGTGGTTAATTTCGTAAATTTGCAATTTAAAATTTTTAACAAAATTTAATGAACAAAGCCGTATATATTGCCACGACCGAAGCTAAAAGTGGCAAATCAATTATCTCTATTGGATTAATGCAAATGCTGTTGGGTAAGACTGCCAAAGTAGGTTATTTTAGACCTATAATTGACGATTATGACGATGGTAAAAAAGATAATCATATAAATACCATTCTTAGTTATTTTAATTTAAATATGGATTATGAAGATGCCTATGCGTTTACACGAAGTGAGGTTATCCGTAAAAAAAACAAAAACAAAGAAGATAAAGTTATTGCTAAAATTATAGAGAAGTACAAAGCTATTGAAGCTCGTTTTGACTTTATATTGGTAGAAGGCACTGACTTTTCCGGTGAAGGTGCAATTATTGAATGGGATACAAATATGTTAATTGCAAAAAACTTAGGTATTCCTACCATTTTAATTGCAAGTGGTGAAGGTAAAACCATGGACGAATTAATAAGTAATCTTTACATGGCCTATGATTCTTTTAAAGAACATGGTGTTGAAGTATTAATGGTTACAGCCAATAAAGTACAGCCGGAAAATGTGGCATTGGTAAAAGCAGAATTGTCTAAAAGCTTACCAAATGATGTTATTGCGGGAGTAATTCCTAAAAATAAAACCTTATCAAGCCCTACAGTAAAAGAAATTGTAGAAGAGCTTAACGGAAAAATTCTATTTGGTGAAGTGTATATTAATAACCAAGCTAGATCTTTTGGTGTTGGTGCAATGCAATTGAGGAATTACCTTACACATCTAAAAGAAAACAGTTTAGTAATTACGCCAGGCGATAGAGCCGATATTATTTTAGGTGCACTACAAGCTAATATATCAGCTAATTATCCCACCATTTCGGGTATAGTTTTAACTGGAGGATTACTACCAGAGGAGTCAATTATAAAATTGATTGAAGGACTTTCAGAAGTTATCCCTATTATTTCAGTTGAAGGAGGTACTTATGGTATTACTAACAAAATTGGTTCCATACAGCCTAAAATGTATGCGGAAAACGTAATAAAAATAACAGGTTCTATTCAAGAGTTTGAAAAACATATTTCAGTTGATGCATTGGCAGAACGGTTAATCACCTTTAAAGCCAACGGTATTACGCCACGTATGTTTCAATATAACATGCTAAAAAGAGCTATTTCAAATAAAAAACATATTGTATTGCCCGAGGGTACTGATGAACGGGTATTGCTTGCAACAAAACAATTAATAGATACTAATGCAGTTGAACTAACCTTATTAGGTGATAGAAATCAAATCGAAAATAAACTAGCTCAGCTTGATATTGCTTTTGATTTCAGTAAAATTACAATTATAAATCCTACTGAATCAGTTCATTTTGAAGATTATGCCAACACACTTTATGAATTGAGAAAGCATAAAAATGTTAATCTGGCTATGGCCAGAGATTTGATGGCTGATGTTTCCTATTTTGGAACCATGATGGTGCACAAAGGTCATGCCGACGGAATGGTTTCTGGTGCAGTACATACTACAC from Aureibaculum sp. 2308TA14-22 includes:
- a CDS encoding DUF6090 family protein — encoded protein: MIKFFRKIRQNLLSENKFSKYLIYAIGEIVLVVIGILIALSINNWNERQKDSVIELQLLKSLEKDLETNISRIKSAIYTDSVVLSQNRVLLSLLEDEKSILTDSIQKYFGRINRYGAFFPQKMTYETLKSKGLEIIKNDSIRNKIALLFDDTYSANDYKNELNKEIYVNTNTLLNKRLKTTNIESFSSKVPNNFESLKSDKEFINNLSHISAEKYNFLGMSKYHLQQTEMVRSNIIDEIKKLEE
- a CDS encoding single-stranded DNA-binding protein: MNALRNKVQLIGNLGNNPEIITLDSGKKLAKFSIATNESYKNAKGEKVSDTQWHNVVAWNKTAEIIEKYLVKGNEVAIEGKLTSRSYEDKDGNKRYITEVVVNELLMLGKNKSA
- the pta gene encoding phosphate acetyltransferase, whose translation is MNKAVYIATTEAKSGKSIISIGLMQMLLGKTAKVGYFRPIIDDYDDGKKDNHINTILSYFNLNMDYEDAYAFTRSEVIRKKNKNKEDKVIAKIIEKYKAIEARFDFILVEGTDFSGEGAIIEWDTNMLIAKNLGIPTILIASGEGKTMDELISNLYMAYDSFKEHGVEVLMVTANKVQPENVALVKAELSKSLPNDVIAGVIPKNKTLSSPTVKEIVEELNGKILFGEVYINNQARSFGVGAMQLRNYLTHLKENSLVITPGDRADIILGALQANISANYPTISGIVLTGGLLPEESIIKLIEGLSEVIPIISVEGGTYGITNKIGSIQPKMYAENVIKITGSIQEFEKHISVDALAERLITFKANGITPRMFQYNMLKRAISNKKHIVLPEGTDERVLLATKQLIDTNAVELTLLGDRNQIENKLAQLDIAFDFSKITIINPTESVHFEDYANTLYELRKHKNVNLAMARDLMADVSYFGTMMVHKGHADGMVSGAVHTTQHTIRPALQFIKTKPGVSVVSSVFFMLLEDRVTVYGDCAINPNPTAEQLAAIAISSAETSIAFGIEPKIAMLSYSSGSSGVGEDVDRVRKATELVKEINPDLKIEGPIQYDAAVDINVAKSKLPNSEVAGQASVFIFPDLNTGNNTYKAVQRETKALAIGPVLQGLNKPVNDLSRGCTVDDIYNTVIITAIQAQDF
- a CDS encoding GNAT family N-acetyltransferase, which gives rise to MKIKISETRDIDKEQIIKLYKANKWSSANTPIKLYNALVNSHSLVSAWSGKNLVGIGNAISDGYLVVYYPHLLVHPKYQGKGIGQMIMAKMQEKYKEFHMQILTADNKAIDFYQKVGFVEAGETASMWIYKGDEH
- a CDS encoding type 1 glutamine amidotransferase; translation: MKYKIAILDMNAGEPNEGMRCIKMLAGQFLAQEGVKGKFKVFNVRVKGKIPNINKYDIFISSGGPGSPHIAGEKWEKDYFQFLDSLLSHNLFHHQKKHVFLICHSFQLACLHWDIARVTKRRSTSFGILPIFKTEGGYSEPLFEGLDDPFYAVDSRDYQVIFPDEVKLNSLEGKILCREKIRPHVPLRRAVMAIRFTKEIFGTQFHPEADAEGMTRYFKKEEKRELVIKKYGKQKYLKMIDRLDDDDKILRTHSIIIPRFLEMAAEKIKQSKLATV
- a CDS encoding antibiotic biosynthesis monooxygenase, which codes for MIARIWHGKTKAKHFEEYTDFMKSVAIPDYKKTKGFVKLTFLRRIEGDIAHFNLITFWENLDVIKNFAGNDYEIAKYYQRDKDYLLEFEDKVTHYEVFAD